The proteins below are encoded in one region of Puntigrus tetrazona isolate hp1 chromosome 5, ASM1883169v1, whole genome shotgun sequence:
- the LOC122344987 gene encoding uncharacterized protein LOC122344987 isoform X2 gives MWSERSPVPPLSWSFPHSDVPPFYSNKVIRLNPYNTPHGIQPAPVALFPHEPKYIPHQLTCPPGFYLPVCQCCTAAFIEGGEAARPYSHYAYYPQNYSLSHDHNSIQSTTWPAESQRGDVNLDRVFQMVDELQGLPNIHVARVGSPVNVQRSSSPSADLDPPQRSRTDTSTACRESEKQGACQLQEGHSASPEASVKAATEEVTQGSSRDKQHRL, from the exons ATGTGGTCCGAGCGAAGCCCGGTTCCTCCGCTCTCCTGGAGCTTTCCTCACAGTGACGTGCCTCCCTTCTACTCTAACAAAGTCATCCGCCTCAATCCCTACAACACTCCTCACGGGATCCAGCCCGCTCCCGTTGCTCTGTTTCCACACGAGCCCAAATATATACCTCATCAGCTGACCTGTCCTCCTGGATTTTATCTGCCAG TTTGTCAGTGCTGCACCGCTGCTTTTATTGAAGGTGGAGAAGCAGCTCGGCCATATTCACATTATGCTTATTACCCG CAGAACTATTCACTAAGCCACGATCACAACAGCATCCAAAGCACGACCTGGCCCGCGGAGTCTCAGCGGGGCGACGTGAACCTCGACAGGGTGTTTCAGATGGTGGATGAGCTCCAGGGTCTGCCCAACATCCATGTAGCGCGAGTGGGCTCCCCTGTGAACGTCCAGCGCTCGTCCAGCCCATCAGCTGACCTCGACCCTCCTCAGCGCTCCAGGACAGACACCTCCACGGCCTGCAGAGAGTCTGAGAAGCAAGGAGCCTGCCAACTCCAAGAAGGTCATTCGGCATCCCCGGAGGCCTCGGTAAAG GCTGCTACAGAGGAAGTGACTCAGGGAAGCAGCAGAGACAAACAGCACAGACTCTAG
- the LOC122344844 gene encoding transcription elongation factor SPT4 isoform X1, producing MSLETVPKDLRHLRACLLCSLVKTIDQFEYDGCDNCESYLQMKGNREMVYECTSSSFDGVIAMMSPEDSWVAKWQRIGNFKPGVYAVTVTGRLPPGVVRELKSRGVIYRSRDTAVKT from the exons ATGTCTCTGGAGACTGTCCCAAAGGATCTGCGTCATTTGAGAGCGTGTCTGCTGTGCTCTCTTGTCAAG ACAATTGATCAGTTTGAGTACGATGGCTGTGACAACTGTGAATCCTACCTGCAGATGAAGGGCAATCGAGAGATGGTTTACGAATGCACAAGCTCTTCTTTTGATGG AGTTATTGCTATGATGAGCCCAGAGGACAGTTGGGTGGCAAAATGGCAAAGAATCG GGAACTTCAAGCCAGGCGTCTACGCCGTAACGGTGACGGGGCGGTTACCTCCAG GTGTGGTGCGAGAGCTGAAGAGCAGAGGGGTCATCTACAGATCCAGAGACACGGCtgttaaaacatga
- the LOC122344844 gene encoding transcription elongation factor SPT4 isoform X2 has translation MSLETVPKDLRHLRACLLCSLVKTIDQFEYDGCDNCESYLQMKGNREMVYECTSSSFDGVIAMMSPEDSWVAKWQRIGVVRELKSRGVIYRSRDTAVKT, from the exons ATGTCTCTGGAGACTGTCCCAAAGGATCTGCGTCATTTGAGAGCGTGTCTGCTGTGCTCTCTTGTCAAG ACAATTGATCAGTTTGAGTACGATGGCTGTGACAACTGTGAATCCTACCTGCAGATGAAGGGCAATCGAGAGATGGTTTACGAATGCACAAGCTCTTCTTTTGATGG AGTTATTGCTATGATGAGCCCAGAGGACAGTTGGGTGGCAAAATGGCAAAGAATCG GTGTGGTGCGAGAGCTGAAGAGCAGAGGGGTCATCTACAGATCCAGAGACACGGCtgttaaaacatga
- the LOC122344987 gene encoding uncharacterized protein LOC122344987 isoform X1, giving the protein MWSERSPVPPLSWSFPHSDVPPFYSNKVIRLNPYNTPHGIQPAPVALFPHEPKYIPHQLTCPPGFYLPVVCQCCTAAFIEGGEAARPYSHYAYYPQNYSLSHDHNSIQSTTWPAESQRGDVNLDRVFQMVDELQGLPNIHVARVGSPVNVQRSSSPSADLDPPQRSRTDTSTACRESEKQGACQLQEGHSASPEASVKAATEEVTQGSSRDKQHRL; this is encoded by the exons ATGTGGTCCGAGCGAAGCCCGGTTCCTCCGCTCTCCTGGAGCTTTCCTCACAGTGACGTGCCTCCCTTCTACTCTAACAAAGTCATCCGCCTCAATCCCTACAACACTCCTCACGGGATCCAGCCCGCTCCCGTTGCTCTGTTTCCACACGAGCCCAAATATATACCTCATCAGCTGACCTGTCCTCCTGGATTTTATCTGCCAG TAGTTTGTCAGTGCTGCACCGCTGCTTTTATTGAAGGTGGAGAAGCAGCTCGGCCATATTCACATTATGCTTATTACCCG CAGAACTATTCACTAAGCCACGATCACAACAGCATCCAAAGCACGACCTGGCCCGCGGAGTCTCAGCGGGGCGACGTGAACCTCGACAGGGTGTTTCAGATGGTGGATGAGCTCCAGGGTCTGCCCAACATCCATGTAGCGCGAGTGGGCTCCCCTGTGAACGTCCAGCGCTCGTCCAGCCCATCAGCTGACCTCGACCCTCCTCAGCGCTCCAGGACAGACACCTCCACGGCCTGCAGAGAGTCTGAGAAGCAAGGAGCCTGCCAACTCCAAGAAGGTCATTCGGCATCCCCGGAGGCCTCGGTAAAG GCTGCTACAGAGGAAGTGACTCAGGGAAGCAGCAGAGACAAACAGCACAGACTCTAG